A genomic segment from Gemmatimonadota bacterium encodes:
- a CDS encoding GPP34 family phosphoprotein produces the protein MLRFAEEILLMLHNEDRGDFAPGLAPDTLNIVLAGAVLMDLALEERIDTDLDHLYLVDATPLEDDLLDPTLADIARDTDTRDTNYWLAQTTKRGDEIRDKALARLVNRGILEAESEDIFLLSRLVSRSRRYPTIDGKTLEEVRLRIMRVLYTDEIPYPRDIVIICLADACGVFKNILSQSELSEVQDRIELIRKMDLIGQSVTKAIREHEPPTPVPTPRKEIPQAPGLPLIGNAIG, from the coding sequence ATGCTGAGATTTGCTGAAGAAATACTGCTGATGCTTCACAACGAAGATCGAGGTGATTTTGCACCCGGTCTTGCACCAGACACTTTGAACATCGTCCTCGCTGGTGCCGTATTGATGGATTTGGCTTTAGAAGAGCGCATCGATACCGACCTCGATCATCTCTATTTAGTTGATGCCACGCCTCTCGAAGACGACCTGCTCGATCCCACCCTTGCCGACATCGCGCGCGATACGGACACACGAGACACCAACTATTGGCTCGCACAAACGACCAAACGGGGCGACGAAATCCGCGATAAAGCACTTGCCCGGTTGGTCAACCGGGGCATATTGGAAGCTGAGTCAGAAGATATCTTTCTCCTCTCGCGCCTGGTGTCGCGCTCCCGCCGCTATCCAACCATTGATGGAAAAACATTAGAAGAAGTCCGATTACGCATTATGCGCGTACTGTACACCGATGAAATTCCATATCCGCGCGACATTGTCATTATCTGCCTGGCAGATGCCTGCGGCGTTTTCAAGAATATTTTATCCCAGTCAGAACTATCGGAGGTACAAGACCGGATCGAACTGATTCGAAAAATGGACCTGATCGGCCAATCGGTTACCAAAGCGATCCGCGAGCATGAGCCTCCTACCCCTGTCCCTACTCCACGCAAGGAGATACCTCAGGCACCGGGGTTGCCGCTTATTGGCAACGCCATCGGCA
- a CDS encoding phytanoyl-CoA dioxygenase family protein: protein MTQITTLSDLDYQAKDIDLQRAAETFKTHGAIVVRGLLHEYIDALHRDIEATARQSLALLDQASAIPEGWRTPNNTLFIPAPENYERDRQIMVLGINYHTSATFFRSAFHPPTLDIVEAILGPNIELYGNGQCLYKEPVGGHPKHLHQDSAYFEHRYEGPVGILTYVVPTDLNNGALHVVPGSHKLGQLDHIDTFSHLGLADREWPWERALPIPGQPGDAIFFHVKTVHGSKQNHSDKPRPVFIHRYRRADDYVVIRGTTTKNRAESSKRPVKEKNENGLMVRGFRRT from the coding sequence ATGACCCAAATCACCACTCTAAGCGACCTGGACTACCAGGCCAAAGACATCGACCTTCAACGCGCTGCCGAGACATTCAAAACGCATGGCGCAATAGTCGTGCGGGGATTACTCCACGAATACATCGACGCGCTTCACCGCGACATCGAAGCCACAGCCAGGCAATCCCTCGCCCTCCTCGATCAAGCCAGCGCAATCCCTGAAGGATGGCGCACACCCAACAACACCCTCTTTATACCTGCGCCTGAAAACTACGAACGCGACCGACAAATCATGGTCCTGGGCATCAACTACCACACCAGCGCGACCTTCTTTCGCTCGGCATTTCACCCGCCCACCCTCGACATCGTCGAAGCCATCCTCGGTCCCAACATCGAACTCTACGGCAACGGGCAATGCCTCTATAAAGAACCCGTCGGAGGCCATCCCAAACACCTGCACCAGGACTCGGCCTATTTTGAACACCGGTACGAAGGACCTGTAGGCATCCTCACCTACGTCGTCCCCACCGACCTCAACAACGGTGCCCTCCACGTGGTCCCCGGCTCTCACAAACTGGGACAACTCGACCACATCGACACCTTCTCGCACCTGGGACTGGCAGACCGCGAATGGCCCTGGGAGCGCGCCCTCCCAATACCCGGTCAACCCGGCGACGCCATCTTCTTCCACGTCAAAACCGTCCACGGCTCCAAACAGAACCACTCGGATAAACCCCGCCCCGTCTTCATACACCGCTACCGCAGAGCCGATGACTACGTCGTCATACGCGGCACCACCACAAAAAACCGCGCAGAATCGTCAAAGCGTCCAGTAAAAGAAAAAAACGAAAACGGATTGATGGTACGCGGTTTTCGTCGGACTTGA
- a CDS encoding DUF86 domain-containing protein, giving the protein MEAEILKYLYDIKDAASAILKFVQDKTYDDYREDDLLKSGVERKFEIIGEALNRIKRNNLQILDKIRDHRSIISFRNILAHDYNSVDHTIVWGIIEENLDNLYADVVKLLEEAEQKNKSPDE; this is encoded by the coding sequence ATGGAGGCTGAGATACTCAAATATCTCTACGATATCAAAGATGCGGCCTCGGCAATTCTCAAGTTTGTCCAGGACAAAACCTATGACGATTATCGTGAAGACGATTTGCTCAAGAGTGGTGTTGAACGAAAATTCGAAATTATTGGTGAAGCCCTGAATAGAATAAAACGAAATAATCTACAAATACTCGATAAAATACGGGATCATCGCAGTATCATCTCATTCAGAAATATTCTCGCGCATGATTACAATAGTGTTGATCACACAATTGTGTGGGGAATCATAGAAGAAAACTTGGATAATCTTTATGCAGATGTGGTAAAATTATTGGAAGAAGCAGAGCAAAAAAATAAATCACCTGACGAATGA
- a CDS encoding nucleotidyltransferase domain-containing protein codes for MTINQIKKIASPACREFGVKRLDLFGSLSQGKGTTDSDVDLIVEFENPTIHPSKRFFGLLHHLEDELKCNVDLLTFNGLKNPYFRRSILNERVNIYGG; via the coding sequence ATGACAATAAACCAAATAAAAAAAATCGCCAGTCCAGCGTGTCGAGAATTTGGAGTAAAAAGATTAGATCTTTTTGGATCTCTGAGCCAAGGCAAAGGAACTACTGACAGTGATGTGGATTTAATAGTGGAGTTTGAAAATCCTACTATACACCCTTCAAAAAGATTTTTTGGACTCCTTCACCATCTTGAAGATGAATTAAAATGCAATGTTGATCTCCTTACGTTCAACGGACTCAAGAACCCTTACTTTCGTCGTAGCATCCTTAATGAGAGGGTGAACATCTATGGAGGCTGA
- a CDS encoding Gfo/Idh/MocA family oxidoreductase, whose product MNDIRIGIIGSGGMASRHAQSFSQTDGFELVAIAARNIETGPALANKHSIDYLPTYREMLKRDDIDAIAICTYNDTHSEIALAALDANKHVFTEYPAARNIDEARQLLSKIDHSSRVLRVGHNEVLSPSHRTLKRQTAQTGNLITALFTRLTPGRGQRPEILFNISISGPPALFFVYNIYPIVDCFGPATWIEAAAHYENLRDDSTYDSFANSVTVGFENGGIGQWNWAGGIEISNAEEYRRIVMTDGTLINRGDGWHLSTKSGEHDLPAAEPSDITIQTQFLNDIHNGNWQTDARTAINAALIGLAAERSMQENRRVTLSELL is encoded by the coding sequence ATGAACGACATTCGCATTGGTATCATCGGCTCAGGCGGTATGGCGAGTCGCCACGCCCAGAGCTTTTCCCAAACAGACGGCTTTGAACTCGTTGCCATTGCTGCGCGAAACATAGAAACCGGGCCAGCGCTTGCCAACAAGCACAGTATAGATTACTTGCCGACCTATCGGGAAATGCTCAAACGCGACGACATCGACGCCATCGCAATATGCACCTACAACGATACCCACAGCGAAATCGCCCTGGCCGCGCTCGATGCAAACAAACACGTTTTTACCGAATATCCCGCAGCGCGCAATATCGATGAAGCGCGGCAATTGCTTTCCAAAATTGACCACTCATCCCGCGTCCTCCGCGTGGGCCACAACGAAGTACTCTCGCCCTCTCACCGGACACTCAAACGACAAACAGCCCAAACGGGAAATCTCATAACCGCACTATTCACCCGCCTCACCCCGGGCCGCGGTCAACGTCCTGAAATCCTCTTTAATATTTCCATATCGGGTCCACCAGCCCTCTTTTTTGTCTATAATATCTATCCAATCGTCGATTGTTTTGGTCCCGCCACCTGGATTGAAGCCGCAGCCCACTATGAAAATCTGCGCGATGACAGCACCTACGACAGCTTTGCAAATTCTGTCACAGTCGGTTTTGAAAACGGCGGTATTGGGCAATGGAACTGGGCCGGAGGCATCGAAATTTCCAATGCCGAAGAATATCGCCGTATTGTCATGACAGACGGGACGCTCATCAACAGAGGCGATGGCTGGCACCTCTCGACAAAATCAGGCGAACACGACCTGCCCGCAGCCGAACCATCGGACATCACAATCCAAACCCAATTCCTCAACGACATCCACAATGGCAACTGGCAAACCGACGCCCGTACGGCCATCAACGCCGCGCTAATCGGTCTCGCAGCCGAACGATCAATGCAAGAAAATCGCCGCGTGACCCTCTCAGAACTTCTGTAA
- a CDS encoding methyltransferase domain-containing protein, whose amino-acid sequence MSTAAERDYLLGTNDAELHRLQAQHNTWRAKTTDLWDRASFRAGQTILDLGCGPGFTSLELAERVGADGRVLAVDGSKKFADILRHRAASASITQIEVVVADVRTLDLPAASIDAAFARWLLCFIEEPQKVIEQVARTLKRGGRLLVMDYCAYGAFVAQIQYPHLQRVLQAVHRSFGDGLKIGDKLPQLMECCGLEVAEVVPIGGIARPGNRIWCWIEDFLRMYLPELVACGALREEDCAAHWEEWQTNARDPQATISSPSMTGVIGVKV is encoded by the coding sequence GTGAGCACCGCTGCCGAACGCGACTATCTGTTGGGAACAAATGACGCTGAACTGCACCGCTTGCAAGCGCAACACAATACATGGCGAGCTAAAACCACAGACTTGTGGGATCGCGCCTCCTTTCGCGCTGGACAAACGATTCTCGACCTCGGTTGTGGCCCGGGCTTTACGAGTTTAGAACTGGCCGAGCGCGTGGGTGCAGATGGGCGCGTTCTGGCCGTGGATGGATCAAAAAAATTCGCGGATATTCTCCGACACCGCGCTGCATCAGCCAGTATAACGCAAATCGAGGTCGTCGTAGCGGATGTCCGCACCCTTGACCTGCCAGCCGCTTCTATAGACGCTGCGTTCGCCCGTTGGCTACTCTGCTTCATAGAAGAGCCACAAAAGGTGATTGAGCAGGTAGCCCGCACGCTTAAAAGGGGCGGTCGTCTGCTCGTTATGGATTACTGCGCTTATGGGGCATTTGTCGCCCAGATCCAATACCCCCACTTGCAGCGCGTGCTACAGGCGGTACACAGGAGCTTCGGCGATGGACTCAAAATCGGCGATAAACTGCCCCAACTCATGGAATGTTGTGGCCTGGAAGTCGCGGAAGTCGTTCCTATCGGCGGCATTGCCCGCCCGGGCAACCGCATCTGGTGCTGGATAGAAGATTTCCTGCGCATGTATTTGCCTGAACTCGTGGCATGCGGCGCATTGCGCGAAGAAGATTGCGCGGCGCACTGGGAAGAATGGCAAACAAATGCCCGCGACCCACAAGCCACTATTTCATCGCCATCAATGACCGGCGTAATTGGCGTCAAGGTCTAA
- a CDS encoding CBS domain-containing protein, translating into MAPRTALQQLLYDPISSLDLPAPECVSAETSVADAVETMRSKNLGCLLVVDKQGLLRGIFAQGDLFEKVAGRDIDLTKITVDSLMTKDPTALKTSDPIGHLLHLMSLHGFRHIPIVDPDGRPVGLASFKVMLKFTGGLFSDGISPN; encoded by the coding sequence ATGGCACCGCGCACCGCGCTTCAACAACTGCTCTACGATCCGATCTCATCCCTCGACCTGCCAGCCCCCGAATGCGTATCCGCTGAGACCTCGGTAGCCGATGCCGTCGAGACCATGCGCAGCAAAAATCTGGGGTGTTTGCTGGTCGTTGACAAACAGGGCTTGTTGCGCGGCATATTCGCACAGGGCGATCTCTTTGAAAAAGTTGCCGGACGCGATATAGACCTGACAAAAATAACGGTCGATAGCCTGATGACCAAAGACCCCACCGCATTGAAAACATCTGATCCCATCGGTCATCTCCTGCACCTGATGTCTCTGCACGGCTTCCGCCACATACCCATTGTAGATCCCGATGGGCGTCCCGTGGGCCTGGCATCCTTCAAAGTCATGCTCAAATTCACCGGCGGCCTCTTCTCAGACGGCATATCGCCCAATTAA
- a CDS encoding 2-oxoacid:acceptor oxidoreductase subunit alpha: MAEIDIEETAESALFELSEIESIAIRFAGDSGDGSQLIGKEFANTSAIVGNDISTLPDFPAEIRAPAGTLPGVSGFQIHISSEDIYTPGDEPQVLVAMNPAALKANINDLPDGGIVIANTDNFTRNNLRKAGYDGDPLEGNDLSNYRVVKVPLTTLHKEAVAHVEGLSNRQIDMMKNFFALGLSYWIFDRPIEPTIRMLEKKFQGKDEIIDGNVSTLKAGYNFGETVEEFQVQYQVKKAVVSPGTYRAVTGTQATAIGMVTAAHKAGKTLFYGSYPITPASAVLEELAALKNFDVRTFQAEDEISALGSVIGAAFGGAFAATGTSGPGIALKSEAMNLALMMELPLVICDFQRGGPSTGMPTKTEQSDLLQCMFGRNGDSPIPIVSPATPSDCFDMIIEAFRIAVETMSPVIFLSDGYLNTSAEPWKIPDPDDIPTIQTEHRTDPEGFLPYLRDPKTLSRPWVLPGTPGLEHRLGGLGKEDGTGNVSYDPDDNQHMANIRAERLARIADRIPLQHVMGPKSGDLLVLGWGCTYGAIRSAVRRMRQQGYSVAAAHLRYLNPFPKNLGAILSSYKTVLVPELNMGQLSLLLQAKYPTQVIVPFNKVQGLPFKITEIADKIDEILGAPKSASL, from the coding sequence ATGGCCGAAATAGACATCGAAGAAACGGCCGAATCGGCGCTTTTTGAACTGTCCGAAATCGAATCCATTGCCATTCGCTTTGCAGGTGATTCCGGCGATGGCAGTCAGCTCATCGGCAAAGAATTTGCCAACACCTCGGCAATTGTCGGCAATGACATCAGTACCCTGCCGGACTTTCCCGCTGAAATCCGCGCGCCCGCTGGCACATTGCCCGGCGTTAGCGGATTTCAAATCCACATATCCAGCGAAGACATATACACCCCCGGCGACGAGCCTCAAGTCCTCGTTGCGATGAACCCGGCAGCACTCAAAGCCAATATCAACGACCTCCCAGACGGCGGTATCGTCATTGCCAACACAGACAACTTCACGCGCAACAACCTGCGCAAAGCCGGATACGACGGCGACCCCCTCGAAGGCAATGATCTCTCCAATTACCGCGTAGTCAAAGTACCCCTCACCACGCTGCACAAAGAAGCTGTCGCACACGTTGAGGGCCTGAGCAATCGCCAGATTGACATGATGAAAAACTTCTTTGCACTGGGCCTGTCCTACTGGATATTTGACCGCCCAATCGAGCCGACCATTCGCATGCTCGAAAAGAAATTTCAGGGCAAAGACGAAATCATCGACGGCAACGTCAGCACCCTGAAAGCCGGCTACAACTTTGGCGAAACAGTCGAAGAATTTCAGGTTCAGTACCAGGTCAAAAAAGCTGTCGTCTCACCGGGCACTTATCGCGCCGTCACAGGTACACAGGCCACGGCAATAGGCATGGTCACCGCGGCTCACAAAGCGGGCAAAACCCTCTTTTACGGCAGCTATCCCATCACGCCTGCCAGCGCAGTGCTCGAAGAATTGGCCGCATTGAAAAATTTTGACGTGCGAACCTTTCAAGCAGAAGATGAAATTTCCGCATTGGGCTCAGTCATTGGCGCTGCTTTCGGCGGCGCGTTTGCCGCCACGGGCACCAGTGGTCCCGGCATCGCACTGAAAAGCGAAGCCATGAACCTCGCCCTGATGATGGAATTGCCCCTCGTTATCTGCGACTTTCAGCGCGGCGGTCCCAGCACGGGTATGCCCACCAAAACAGAGCAATCGGACCTGCTCCAATGCATGTTTGGTCGCAATGGCGACAGTCCCATCCCCATTGTTTCACCGGCCACGCCCTCAGACTGCTTTGACATGATCATCGAAGCGTTTCGCATCGCCGTTGAAACCATGAGCCCGGTTATTTTCCTCTCCGATGGATACCTCAACACCAGTGCTGAACCGTGGAAAATTCCCGATCCGGATGATATTCCGACCATACAGACCGAGCACAGAACCGATCCCGAGGGCTTCTTGCCCTATCTCCGAGATCCAAAAACCCTATCTCGCCCCTGGGTATTGCCGGGCACGCCGGGCCTTGAACACAGACTGGGTGGACTGGGCAAAGAAGACGGCACGGGCAATGTATCCTATGACCCGGATGACAACCAGCACATGGCGAACATACGCGCCGAACGCCTGGCGCGCATCGCCGACCGCATACCACTCCAACACGTCATGGGTCCCAAATCGGGCGATCTGCTCGTCCTGGGCTGGGGATGTACTTATGGTGCGATCCGCTCAGCAGTGCGCCGAATGCGACAGCAGGGCTATTCGGTTGCCGCAGCGCATCTGCGCTATCTCAACCCATTCCCCAAAAATCTGGGCGCGATACTATCGAGTTACAAAACCGTACTCGTGCCCGAACTCAACATGGGACAGTTGTCTTTGCTACTCCAGGCCAAATATCCCACACAGGTCATCGTCCCCTTCAATAAAGTTCAGGGATTGCCCTTCAAAATTACAGAAATCGCCGACAAAATTGACGAAATACTGGGTGCTCCAAAGAGCGCATCGTTATAG
- a CDS encoding CBS domain-containing protein has translation MNLNHSLHNDTVKHVDLSFYVEVKKDNPVGQVIAKMQNSQRKCALVMDHGKLIGIFTAHDIARRVIDQSEVINEPIEAIMTPDPLTLQSDTTLIEAIRFMSDKPHRYMPVVDADGRVLGTLTHYAIIKYMSDHFPEEIYNLPPTPDHFASARAGA, from the coding sequence ATGAATCTGAATCACAGCCTCCACAACGACACAGTAAAACACGTCGATCTCTCTTTTTACGTCGAAGTAAAAAAAGACAATCCCGTTGGCCAGGTCATCGCCAAAATGCAGAATAGTCAGCGCAAATGCGCGCTGGTCATGGACCATGGCAAACTGATCGGCATTTTTACAGCGCACGATATTGCCCGCCGCGTGATCGATCAATCCGAAGTAATCAACGAGCCTATAGAAGCGATCATGACCCCCGATCCGCTCACCCTGCAATCGGATACCACACTAATCGAAGCCATCCGATTTATGAGCGACAAGCCCCACCGCTACATGCCCGTTGTAGATGCAGACGGGCGCGTCCTGGGCACACTGACACACTATGCCATCATCAAATACATGAGCGATCACTTCCCAGAAGAAATCTACAACCTACCGCCAACCCCCGACCACTTTGCCAGCGCTCGGGCTGGTGCCTAA
- a CDS encoding FIST C-terminal domain-containing protein has product MLRSGAGHSNDADGMYAVDAALSEALKGMGDAAVDAAFLFLTYHHMGDAAAMVDVVIDRVETEAVFGCSGMGVLTDARENDREPGVAVLVLGGDHLEVTPLVAEGDDAGVRIGEQMVVQGTEDALLVLMCGIYANPAVCLEQIAEVAGDVPIVGGVASGNPWPWGSASPQTLQWCGRWIGEHGVVGALMTGVKVATGVAQGCQPFGQAYAITRAEGNVIHQIAFVPAIDALKEALNTLSAEERADLRNNIFVGLAMDEYAIERGRGDFLIRSLTHIDEHSGAIAVNEQVSVGQTIQFNRRTPHAGHEDMVKVMQELRQSVGRPSNTCGLYFNCMGRGFGLYGQPDHDVLVIRKHLGAFPMAGFFGNSELAPVGGRNFVHSYTGALALIWEG; this is encoded by the coding sequence ATGCTGCGATCCGGGGCTGGACATTCAAATGATGCCGATGGCATGTACGCGGTTGATGCCGCTTTGTCTGAAGCTTTGAAGGGTATGGGCGATGCCGCTGTTGATGCTGCGTTTCTTTTTTTGACCTATCACCACATGGGCGATGCGGCTGCCATGGTCGATGTTGTTATTGATCGGGTGGAGACAGAGGCTGTATTTGGATGCAGTGGCATGGGCGTTTTGACGGATGCCCGAGAAAATGATCGCGAGCCAGGGGTGGCTGTGCTGGTGTTGGGGGGAGACCATCTTGAAGTAACACCTCTTGTGGCTGAGGGTGACGATGCAGGGGTTCGTATTGGCGAGCAGATGGTAGTTCAGGGAACAGAGGATGCGTTGCTGGTGCTTATGTGTGGGATTTACGCCAATCCGGCGGTCTGTCTGGAACAGATTGCCGAGGTGGCTGGCGATGTGCCCATTGTGGGAGGCGTTGCATCGGGCAATCCGTGGCCGTGGGGATCGGCGTCGCCTCAGACATTGCAATGGTGTGGCCGGTGGATTGGTGAACACGGCGTGGTGGGGGCGTTGATGACGGGGGTCAAGGTGGCTACGGGAGTGGCACAAGGTTGCCAGCCGTTTGGGCAGGCTTATGCGATTACCAGAGCCGAGGGCAATGTGATTCATCAGATTGCATTTGTTCCGGCTATTGATGCGCTGAAGGAGGCACTCAATACGCTTTCGGCAGAGGAGAGGGCCGATTTGCGCAACAATATTTTTGTGGGTCTGGCGATGGATGAATACGCAATTGAACGGGGACGAGGTGATTTTTTAATTCGCAGTCTGACGCATATCGACGAGCATTCGGGCGCAATTGCGGTTAATGAACAGGTGTCTGTGGGGCAGACCATTCAATTTAATCGGCGCACGCCCCATGCAGGGCACGAGGATATGGTGAAGGTGATGCAGGAGTTGCGGCAGTCTGTCGGGCGCCCGTCCAATACATGTGGTTTGTATTTTAACTGTATGGGACGCGGATTTGGGCTTTACGGACAGCCCGATCACGATGTTCTGGTGATTCGAAAACACCTGGGCGCTTTTCCGATGGCTGGCTTTTTTGGCAATTCAGAACTGGCACCTGTGGGTGGGCGCAATTTTGTGCATAGCTATACGGGCGCGCTGGCACTGATTTGGGAGGGGTAA